The nucleotide window TGGGGCGTCCTGAACTCGCTGAACACGGCTCGGCTCATCGCGTACGTCCGGGCGGAGCTCGACGTCGACGTGCCGCCCTCGCACATCACGGGACGGCACTTCCGCAGTCTCGACACCATCACCGACCTGATCCTGTCGTTGCCCCGCGCCTGACAGGCATGCCGAGGAGGCGCCATGAACACCAAGCCAGCAGAGTGGGACATCGGCATCATCGGGGGCGGGCCCGGCGGGTCCACAGCCGCCGCCTACCTGGCCAAGGCGGGGCTGTCCGTCGTGGTCTTCGAAAGCGCACACTTCCCCCGCGAACACGTGGGCGAATCATTGGTCCCGGCCACCACGCCGGTGCTGTTGGAGACCGGGGCGATGGCCGCCGTCGAGGCAGCCGGCTTCCCGCGCAAGTTCGGCGCGGCGTGGACGTCGGCCGAGACACGGCCGGTGAGCCACCTCGGCTTCTCCAACCTCACCCACGACTTCCGGCTCGCCGAGGTCATGTTCAACGAGCGGGATCAGGCCGGCGTCGACCGGGATTACACCTTCCACGTCGACCGGGGCAAGTTCGACCAGATCCTGCTGGAGAACGCGGCGAGTCTCGGCGCGCAGGTGCACCAGGGTGTACGGGTCAACCGCGTCGACTTCGACGGCGAGCACCCCGTCATGCACACCCGGTCCGCCGACGGGAACCGCGAGGTGCCGGTGCGGATGGTGATCGACGCCAGTGGCCGGAACACCACGCTGGGCAGTCAGCTCAAGGTGAAGGTGGCCGACTCGGTCTTCAACCAGTATGCGATCCACACCTGGTTCGACGGCTTCGACCGGCAGGCGCTGTCGGCGGAGCAGTCGAAGTCGGACTTCATCTTCATCCACTTCCTGCCACTGACCGACACCTGGGTGTGGCAGATCCCCATCACCGACACGGTCACCTCGATCGGCGTGGTCACTCAGAAGCGCCGGTTCGCCGACGCGGCCCGGGAGGATCTCGAGGCCTTCTTCTGGGAGTGCGTGGGCAGCCGCCCAGAGCTCGAGGCGGCCCTGCGGAGCGCGGAGCAGGTGCGGCCCTTCAAGTCCGAGGGCGACTACAGCTACGCGATGAAGCAGATCTGCGGGGACAACTTCGTCATGGTCGGCGACGCCGCCCGCTTCGTGGATCCCATCTTCTCCACCGGTGTCAGCATCGCCCTCAACAGCGCCCGGCTGGCCTGTCAGGACATCATCGCCGCCGCCGAGGCGGGCGACTTCAAGCGCGAGCGGTTCAAAACGTACGAGATGCTGCTGCGGCGCGGCGTGCGCAACTGGTACGAGTTCATCTCGGTCTACTACCGGCTCAACATCCTGTTCACCGCGTTCGTCCAGGACCCGCGGTATCGCCTCGACGTGCTGAAAATGTTGCAGGGCAACATGTATGACGAGGCCGAGCCCAAGGCGCTCGTCGAGATGCGGAACGTCATCCGGGCCGTTGAGCAGGACCCCGAGCATCTCTGGCATCCGTATCTCGGTGAGCTGTCGGCTCCGACCGCGGCTCCCATCTTCTGATCACAAGGGGGCCGTGCGGCCCCGGTAGGGGGACATCAGTGAGCGTGGGCAGCAGTGTGTTCAGTGACCTGGCCGTGCACCACGTCGAGTTTCACGTGACCGACGCCGTCTGGGCGGCCCGCGAGCTCGCCGGACAGTACGGCTTCGCCGTCGTCGGCTCGCGCCAGGCCGAGGACCACCTGTCGGTGGCGCTGCGGCAGGGTTCGACAATTCTCGTGGTCACCGAGGGGCTCACCGACGGGCACCCGGCGAGCCTGTACGTGCAGCAGCACGGCGATGGCGTCGCCGACCTGGCGCTGCGTACCGCGGACGCGAGGGCCGCGTTCGAGGTCGCGGTGTCCCGGGGCGCGCGGGCGGTGATCGAACCGGCCGCCCGCGACGGGTTCGTCACGGCTACCGTCGGCGGCTTCGGCGACGTGACGCACACGTTCGTCCAGCCGCCCGAGGGGTCGGCCGGTCCGGTGCTGCCCGGCCTGACCCCCGGCCTGCCCGACGGGCAGGTGCCGGAGGCAGGTCCGGCGCCGGGGCTGGGCGTGGTCGACCACCTCGCCGTCTGCCTGGAGTCGGGCACGCTTGATCCGACGGTGGATTTCTACCGCACGGTGCTGGATTTCGATGTGACCTTCGTGGAGCACATCCTGGTCGGCAAGCAGGCGATGTTCTCCAAGGTGGTGCAGAGCCCGTCCCGGTTGGTCACGCTGACGCTCATCGAGCCGGACGCGTCCGCCGCCGCTGGGCAGATCGACGACTTCCTCAAGGGACACGGTGGTCCCGGCGTGCAGCACCTGGCGCTGTGCTCCACCGACATCGTGTCCGCGATCTCGGCGTTGACCGATCGCGGCGTGGAGTTCCTGCGGACGCCGGACACCTACTACGACCGGCTCGGCCAGCGACTCGACCTCGCCCGGTACGACGTGGGCCAGCTGCAGTCCCGCAACATCCTCGTCGACGAGGACCACGACGGGCAGCTGTTCCAGATCTTCGCCAGGTCCACGCATCCGCGTCGGACGTTCTTCTTCGAGGTCATCGAGCGGCTGGGCGCGCGAACCTTCGGCAGCGGAAACATCCGGGCGCTCTACGAGGCGGTCGAGGCGGAGCGGACCCAGACCCACGACGTCCTGTGACCACCACCGCGGATCAGGGAACCGACCTGGCCGCCCTGCTCAGCCTCGACGACGTGGCACTGGCGGCGCGGCGGGTGCTGGCCGAGCCGGTCTGGGACTACGTCGCCGGCGGCAGCGGCACGGAGTCGACGTTGCGGGACAACCGGGACGCGTTCGACCGGGTCCACCTGGTCCCGCGGGTGCTGGTGGGGGCGGCGACGTACGACCTCGGCACGGAGCTGCTGGGCACGCCGATGGGGTTGCCCGTCGGGGTGGCCCCGATGGCCTACCAGCGGCTCCTGCATCCGGACGGCGAGGTGGCGCTCGCCGAGGCCGCCCGGGACGAGGGCGCGGTGTTCGTGGCCAGCATGCTCAGCAGCGAGCCGGTCGAGCGGATCGCCGCCACCGGCGCGGCGGTCTGGTTGCAGCTCTACTGGCTGCGCGACCGCAGGGTGATCGCGGACCTGGTTACCCGTGCCGAGGACGCTGGCTGTCGAGCTCTCATGCTGACTGTCGACGTGCCGAGGATGGGCCGCCGGCTGCGGGACATGCGGTCCGGGTTCACGCTGCCGGGCGACGTCGTGGCCGCCAACCTGCCGCCGGAGGTCCGCGCGCCCGCACACGAGAGCGGTGCCAACAGTTCGGCGCTGATGGTGCACACCGGTCTCGCGTTCGACCCGAAGCTGTCCTGGCGGGACCTGGACTGGCTGCGTGGACGGACGCGTCTGCCGATCGTCGTGAAGGGCATTCTGCACCCGGACGACGCGGTGCGGGCGGTGGACCGGGGAGTGGACGCGGTCGTGGTGTCCAACCATGGTGGCCGCCAGCTCGACGGCGTGGTGCCCAGCATCGCGGCGCTGGAGCCGGTGGTCGCGGCCGTGGACGGCCGGTGCGCGGTGCTGTTGGACAGCGGCGTCCGTGGCGGCGTGGACGTGGCGCGGGCACTGGCCCTCGGCGCCTCCGCGGTGCTGGTGGGCCGGCCCGCCCTCTGGGGGCTGGCGGTGGGTGGCCGGGCCGGCGCCCGCCGGGTGCTGTCGTTGCTACGGGCCGAGTTGGAGGATGCGATGGCCATGATGGGCTGTGCCGATCTGCGGGCGCTGGGCCACGGTGCCACAGTGCCCGTCGGCGGGTCGGTGCCGACGATGCGGGGTCGAGCGTCCGATGACGCCCCGGCGCGGTCGGCTGGATGGTCCCCGTGACCGGCGGGTCGGGGACGACCGCTGTCGGCGCTCGCGCGCCGATCGCGCTCGCCGACCTGCACGATTCGCTGGCCGACCCGGTGCTCGACTCGATGACCTTCCTCAACGAGATCGCCGGTCGCTTCCCGGACGCGGTGTCGTTCGCGGCCGGTCGGCCGTACGAGGAGTTCTTCGAGGTGGAGGCGGTGCACCGGTATCTGCGCCGCTACTGCGACCACCTGCGCGACGAGCACGGGTTGAGCGAGGGTCAGGTCAATCGCACCCTGTTGCAGTACGGGCGGACGAAGGGCATCGTGCACCATCTGGTGGCCACCAACCTGTCGGTCGACGAAGGGATCGATGTCGACCCGGAGGCCATCGTGGTGACCGTGGGCGCGCAGGAGGCGATGTTCCTCGTGTTGCGGGCGTTGCGGAGCGACCCGCGCGACGTGCTGCTGGCGGTCTCGCCCAACTACGTGGGGATTCGCGGCGCCGCGTCGCTCGTCGACATGACCACGCTGCCGGTGCGGGACGGCTCGCGGGGCATCGACCTGGTCGATCTCGCCCGGGTGGTGCGCTCCGCCCGGGCGGCGGGCCAGCGTCCCCGCGCGCTGTACCTGGTGCCCGACTTCGCCAACCCGGCCGGGGCGAGCCTGGACCGGGACACCCGGTTGGCGCTGTTGCGCGCGGCCTCCGAGCACGACCTGCTGATCCTGGAGGACAACCCGTACGGGCTGTTCCACGCGGGCGGCGACCGCCCGGCCACCCTGAAGGCCATGGACGACGAGGGTCGCGTCGTCTATCTCGGCTCGTTCGCCAAGACCGGGATGCCCGGCGCCCGGGTGGGTTATGTGGTCGCCGACCAGCCGGTGGCCGGGCCTGCGGGCATCGGCCTGCTGGCGGACGAGCTATCCAAGATCAAGAGTATGGTGACAGTCAACACCTCACCGCTGGCGCAGGCGGTCATCGCCGGCAAGTTGCTGGAGCACGGGTGCAGTCTGGTGCGCGCCAACGAGCGCGAGGCCGGGGCGTACCGGCGCAATCTGCGGCACGTGCTGGACGGCCTGGCCGCGCGTTTCCCGAAGACCGGCCCGGAGGGTGACCGGGTGTCCTGGAACACGCCGGCCGGCGGCTTCTTCGTCGTGGTGACGGTGCCGTTCGTGGTCGACGACGCGCTGTTGGAGCGCTCCGCCCGCGACTTCGGTGTGTTGTGGACGCCGATGCATCACTTCTACGCCGACGAGGGCGGGAGTCACCAGCTCCGACTGTCGGTCAGTCTGCTGCAGCCCCCGCAGATCGAGCAGGGGCTCGATCGATTGGCGGCCCTGATCAGGGAGATGAGGCCGGTATGAGCGCCCCCGTCATGCCGTTGGCCGGCGGGCAGGTAGCGATCCTGCTCGTCCAGCTCGCGGCCCTGCTCCTGCTGGGCCTGAGCCTGGGCCGGTTGGCGGCGCGGTTCGGGTTGCCCCCGATCGTCGGTGAGCTGATGGCCGGCGTGCTGCTCGGGCCGTCGCTGCTCGGCCACGCCGCTCCGGCGATCCATGACTGGCTGTTCCCCGCCGACGCGGCGCAGATGCACCTGCTGGACGCCGTCGCCCAGGTCGGCGTGCTGCTGCTGGTGGGGGTGGCCGGCATCGAGCTGGACACCCGGACCATCCGCCGACGCGGCACGTCGGCCCTCCGGATCAGCGTCGGCGGTCTGCTCATCCCGATCGGGTTCGGGATCCTGATCGGTTACCTGGCCCCGGCCGTCCTGGTGCCGGACACCACCGAACGCCCGGTGTTCGCGCTGTTCCTCGCCGTCGCCATGTGCGTGACGGCGATCCCCGTGATCGCCAAGACGCTGGCGGACATGAAGCTCATCCACCGCGACGTCGGCCAGCTGATCATGACCTCCGGCATGGTCGACGACGCCGTGGGCTGGTTCCTGCTGTCGATCGTGTCGGCCATGGCGACCGTCGGCGTGCGCGTCGGCCAGGTCGCGCTGTCGCTGCTGCTGCTGGTGGCGTTCGTGGTCGCCGCCATCTTCGTCGGCCGGCCGCTGGTGCGCGGCGCCATACGGCTGGCCGGCCGGTCCGCCGAGACGGGACCCACAATCGTCACAGCCGTGGTGATCGTTCTCGTCGGCGCGGCGATCACCCAGTCGATGCACATGGAGGCGGTGTTCGGCGCGTTCACCGCCGGCATCCTCATCGGGCAGGCGGTCCGGGAGCGACGGGCGGTGCTGGCCCCGTTGCGGACCATCGTGCTCACCGTGCTGGCACCGATCTTCCTGGCCTCCGCCGGCCTGCGGATGGACCTCGGCGTGCTGCTCGACGGCGACGTCGCGCTGGCCGCCGTCGTGGTGCTCGCGGCGGCGATCCTCGGCAAGTTCGCCGGCGCCTACCTCGGTGCGCGATCCAGTCGGCTCGGCCACTGGGAGTCCATGGCCGTCGGCGCCGGCATGAACGCCCGCGGCGTGGTCGAGATCGTCGTCGCGATGGTGGGGTTGCGGCTCGGCGTCCTGGACATCGCCACCTTCACGATCATCGCGCTCGTCGCGATCGTCACGTCGATGATGGCGCCGCCACTGCTGCGCATGGCCATGTCCCGGGTGGCGCACAGCGCCGACGAACTCCTTCGGAAAGCCGACCACGAGGAACAGTGGTCGACCGGGCCCGTCGTACGGCCGGCGGAGACCGGCGCCCCGCCAGCGGCGTAGCCGATCATCCGACGCCGGCGGGGCCGATGCTGTCGGCCCCGTCGGCGTCGTGCACCGCGAGGATGGCCTCGGCCGCGTTCGCGGGCCCGTCGGTGGCCGCGTACCAGCGCTGGACCCGCTGGGCCGCCTCGCGGTAGGACGGGTCGGCCAGCATCTCCGTGACGAGCGCGGCCAGCCGCGCGCCCACGTGCCTCGGCGCCAGCAGGCGCGCCGCGCCGATCCGCTCCAGCAGCGCGAGGTTCAGATCCTGCTCCGGTTGGAGCGGAAAGCCGAGCACCGGAGTGCCACCGGCCATCGCGGTCTGCACGCTGCCCTGCCCGCCGGCGGTGACCGCCAGGTCCACCGCCGGCATGATCAGATGGCTGGGCAGCACGCCGCCCACCATGACCCTGTCGTCGGCCATGTCGTGCAGGTCGTGATGGGTGCCGGCGACCAGCACGCGCACCGGCAACGCGGCGATGGTCGTCACGACCCGCCGCACGAATCCGACCTCCGTCGAGTTGACCGCCACGTAGACGACCGGGCCGGGCTCGGCGAGGAAACGGGCGACCCGGTCCGGCAGAGGCAGGTCCAGCCGGGCGTAGAGCGGCCCGACGCAGCGCAGCCGCGTCCCCGCGCGGTAGCCGGACCGGCCGTTCGGCCGCCAGTCGGCCACCTCCGTGGCGGGCACGCCCAGCACCTCCGGCACCTCCGGTATGAGGGCCAGGTCGCCGAGGACCAGCGAGGCGAGGCTGGGCACGGGCGGAACGCCCAACTCGGCGGCCAGTCGGTTGAACCCACCGCAGTAGAAGCCGACCCGGGGTGGCAGGGCGTTCGACAGCCGGCGCAGCAGGCGCGCCGGCAGCAGGCCGAAGTGGGCTTGGCTCGGGGCCGGCAGCAGTCCGCGCTCGAACACCGGCGGCACCCAGCTGCCGGCGTGCTCGGTGACCAGCGCGGCGCCAGCCAGCCTGGTGGACAGCAGGGTGGTCAGGGTGAAACCGGTGACCACCGTACGAATGTCGTGCCGGCGGAAGTACTCGGTCTCGGCGGCGACGTACTCGCGCATCTCCCGATCGGTGTACATGCTCTGCCCGACGTACCCCATGCCGATCTCGTCGCGGATGAACCTGGCGCACCTCTCCGGCGTCATCCGTGGGCCGACGATGTCGTACGGCACGCCGACGTCGCGGAGAACGTGCTCGTAGGTGCCGCCGTGCGTGGCGATTCTGGCGGCCACTCCGCGCTGGCGTAGCGCGCGGTAGATCTCCAACATGCGTGAGGTGGCGGACAGGAAGCCGCAGTGCGGCATGAGGCAGATCATGCGGTCGTCGCTTCCGAGAGCGGCCCGGCCTCCGGCGGGGCGCCGGCGCCGCGGGCGACCGCCCGTACCTCGTCCAGCACCCTGGCGACCGGCACGTCCGCGCGCTGGGCGACGGCCAGGGCGTCGTCGTACTCCGGCTGCACGCTGACCAGACGGTCACCCAGGTAACCGCGCTTGACCCGCACGGCCGCGTCGCCGTACGGCATGGCTATCTGGTCGCGGCGCAGCCGGCGACGCTGCACGGTGGACACCCGAACGCCGAGCGTGCCGGTGTAGGTGAACACCAGCCGGCAGACCAGGTCGAGCTGCGCCGGCGCGGTCAGCACGCTGAGCAGTTGCCCCGGTCGACCCTTTCGCATCAGGACGGGAGTGCACCAGGCGTCCGCCGCGCCGACCGCCCGCAACTGCTCCAGCAGGTCTGGCCAGACCCGCGGGTCCACATCGTCGATGGTGGTGTCGACCCGGTGCAGCGGCTCGCCCAGCCATGGT belongs to Micromonospora ureilytica and includes:
- a CDS encoding acyl carrier protein, which produces MPTDQRDEILGQLMVYVRHELLGDQGEAVSGVDLRPDSPLLEWGVLNSLNTARLIAYVRAELDVDVPPSHITGRHFRSLDTITDLILSLPRA
- a CDS encoding NAD(P)/FAD-dependent oxidoreductase, which produces MNTKPAEWDIGIIGGGPGGSTAAAYLAKAGLSVVVFESAHFPREHVGESLVPATTPVLLETGAMAAVEAAGFPRKFGAAWTSAETRPVSHLGFSNLTHDFRLAEVMFNERDQAGVDRDYTFHVDRGKFDQILLENAASLGAQVHQGVRVNRVDFDGEHPVMHTRSADGNREVPVRMVIDASGRNTTLGSQLKVKVADSVFNQYAIHTWFDGFDRQALSAEQSKSDFIFIHFLPLTDTWVWQIPITDTVTSIGVVTQKRRFADAAREDLEAFFWECVGSRPELEAALRSAEQVRPFKSEGDYSYAMKQICGDNFVMVGDAARFVDPIFSTGVSIALNSARLACQDIIAAAEAGDFKRERFKTYEMLLRRGVRNWYEFISVYYRLNILFTAFVQDPRYRLDVLKMLQGNMYDEAEPKALVEMRNVIRAVEQDPEHLWHPYLGELSAPTAAPIF
- the hppD gene encoding 4-hydroxyphenylpyruvate dioxygenase codes for the protein MSVGSSVFSDLAVHHVEFHVTDAVWAARELAGQYGFAVVGSRQAEDHLSVALRQGSTILVVTEGLTDGHPASLYVQQHGDGVADLALRTADARAAFEVAVSRGARAVIEPAARDGFVTATVGGFGDVTHTFVQPPEGSAGPVLPGLTPGLPDGQVPEAGPAPGLGVVDHLAVCLESGTLDPTVDFYRTVLDFDVTFVEHILVGKQAMFSKVVQSPSRLVTLTLIEPDASAAAGQIDDFLKGHGGPGVQHLALCSTDIVSAISALTDRGVEFLRTPDTYYDRLGQRLDLARYDVGQLQSRNILVDEDHDGQLFQIFARSTHPRRTFFFEVIERLGARTFGSGNIRALYEAVEAERTQTHDVL
- a CDS encoding alpha-hydroxy acid oxidase, translating into MTTTADQGTDLAALLSLDDVALAARRVLAEPVWDYVAGGSGTESTLRDNRDAFDRVHLVPRVLVGAATYDLGTELLGTPMGLPVGVAPMAYQRLLHPDGEVALAEAARDEGAVFVASMLSSEPVERIAATGAAVWLQLYWLRDRRVIADLVTRAEDAGCRALMLTVDVPRMGRRLRDMRSGFTLPGDVVAANLPPEVRAPAHESGANSSALMVHTGLAFDPKLSWRDLDWLRGRTRLPIVVKGILHPDDAVRAVDRGVDAVVVSNHGGRQLDGVVPSIAALEPVVAAVDGRCAVLLDSGVRGGVDVARALALGASAVLVGRPALWGLAVGGRAGARRVLSLLRAELEDAMAMMGCADLRALGHGATVPVGGSVPTMRGRASDDAPARSAGWSP
- a CDS encoding aminotransferase-like domain-containing protein, which translates into the protein MTGGSGTTAVGARAPIALADLHDSLADPVLDSMTFLNEIAGRFPDAVSFAAGRPYEEFFEVEAVHRYLRRYCDHLRDEHGLSEGQVNRTLLQYGRTKGIVHHLVATNLSVDEGIDVDPEAIVVTVGAQEAMFLVLRALRSDPRDVLLAVSPNYVGIRGAASLVDMTTLPVRDGSRGIDLVDLARVVRSARAAGQRPRALYLVPDFANPAGASLDRDTRLALLRAASEHDLLILEDNPYGLFHAGGDRPATLKAMDDEGRVVYLGSFAKTGMPGARVGYVVADQPVAGPAGIGLLADELSKIKSMVTVNTSPLAQAVIAGKLLEHGCSLVRANEREAGAYRRNLRHVLDGLAARFPKTGPEGDRVSWNTPAGGFFVVVTVPFVVDDALLERSARDFGVLWTPMHHFYADEGGSHQLRLSVSLLQPPQIEQGLDRLAALIREMRPV
- a CDS encoding cation:proton antiporter — encoded protein: MSAPVMPLAGGQVAILLVQLAALLLLGLSLGRLAARFGLPPIVGELMAGVLLGPSLLGHAAPAIHDWLFPADAAQMHLLDAVAQVGVLLLVGVAGIELDTRTIRRRGTSALRISVGGLLIPIGFGILIGYLAPAVLVPDTTERPVFALFLAVAMCVTAIPVIAKTLADMKLIHRDVGQLIMTSGMVDDAVGWFLLSIVSAMATVGVRVGQVALSLLLLVAFVVAAIFVGRPLVRGAIRLAGRSAETGPTIVTAVVIVLVGAAITQSMHMEAVFGAFTAGILIGQAVRERRAVLAPLRTIVLTVLAPIFLASAGLRMDLGVLLDGDVALAAVVVLAAAILGKFAGAYLGARSSRLGHWESMAVGAGMNARGVVEIVVAMVGLRLGVLDIATFTIIALVAIVTSMMAPPLLRMAMSRVAHSADELLRKADHEEQWSTGPVVRPAETGAPPAA
- a CDS encoding glycosyltransferase — its product is MPHCGFLSATSRMLEIYRALRQRGVAARIATHGGTYEHVLRDVGVPYDIVGPRMTPERCARFIRDEIGMGYVGQSMYTDREMREYVAAETEYFRRHDIRTVVTGFTLTTLLSTRLAGAALVTEHAGSWVPPVFERGLLPAPSQAHFGLLPARLLRRLSNALPPRVGFYCGGFNRLAAELGVPPVPSLASLVLGDLALIPEVPEVLGVPATEVADWRPNGRSGYRAGTRLRCVGPLYARLDLPLPDRVARFLAEPGPVVYVAVNSTEVGFVRRVVTTIAALPVRVLVAGTHHDLHDMADDRVMVGGVLPSHLIMPAVDLAVTAGGQGSVQTAMAGGTPVLGFPLQPEQDLNLALLERIGAARLLAPRHVGARLAALVTEMLADPSYREAAQRVQRWYAATDGPANAAEAILAVHDADGADSIGPAGVG